The Microbulbifer sp. YPW1 genome contains a region encoding:
- the prmC gene encoding peptide chain release factor N(5)-glutamine methyltransferase: MATVKENLQRAVELKHSDSPRLDLEVLLCHLLGRSRAWLYTWPEHPLDDEQQLQFERLLERRIAGEPVAHLTGSREFWSLPLKVNRTTLIPRPDTEVLVETVLELCPQERLSVLDLGTGTGAIALALASERPRWQVTAVDRMPAAVALAEENRQRLGFDNVAVLQSDWFAAVPQQRFDLIVSNPPYIDTQDPHLREGDVRFEPLSALVAEEHGLADIRRIGEDALDFLSDGALLAVEHGWEQGKAVRRIFTEAGYAEVETRLDYAGRERITLGRNKSTPP, translated from the coding sequence ATGGCCACGGTGAAGGAAAACCTGCAGCGCGCGGTAGAACTCAAGCACAGTGACAGCCCGCGGCTGGACCTGGAGGTGCTGCTCTGCCACCTGCTGGGGAGGTCCCGCGCCTGGCTTTACACCTGGCCCGAACACCCGCTGGACGATGAGCAGCAGTTACAGTTCGAGCGGCTGCTGGAGCGCCGTATTGCCGGCGAGCCGGTGGCGCACCTCACTGGTAGCCGGGAATTCTGGTCCCTTCCCCTAAAGGTCAACCGCACCACCCTGATCCCGCGTCCGGATACCGAAGTACTGGTGGAAACGGTGCTAGAGCTGTGCCCGCAAGAGCGGCTCTCGGTTCTGGACCTGGGTACCGGCACCGGTGCGATCGCCCTGGCGCTGGCGAGTGAGCGCCCCCGCTGGCAGGTGACGGCTGTGGACAGAATGCCGGCGGCGGTCGCGCTGGCGGAAGAAAACCGACAGCGACTGGGCTTCGACAACGTTGCGGTACTGCAGAGCGACTGGTTTGCCGCGGTGCCGCAACAGCGCTTTGATCTGATTGTCAGCAATCCGCCCTATATTGATACCCAGGACCCGCACCTGCGCGAAGGCGATGTGCGCTTCGAGCCGCTATCGGCGCTGGTGGCGGAAGAGCATGGGCTGGCGGATATCCGCCGCATTGGTGAGGACGCGCTGGATTTCCTTAGCGATGGCGCATTGCTTGCGGTCGAGCACGGCTGGGAGCAGGGCAAGGCGGTACGCAGGATTTTTACCGAAGCGGGTTACGCCGAGGTGGAAACCCGGCTTGACTATGCCGGGCGGGAACGTATCACGCTGGGTCGCAACAAAAGCACTCCCCCGTAG
- the rhlB gene encoding ATP-dependent RNA helicase RhlB, translated as MIGKFFRRSSDKSQSAPEGQKASGSQPEKSASSAPQSERKSEGGRQRNRRRGGGGGKGGDKARKQPPQKPWSLDEFPVPEAEGKVRFHDLDLPLPLMHAIADLGFQYASPIQGQSLPHTLNGHDLVGKAQTGTGKTAAFLITVIDDLLKNPFEGQRYAGEARALIIAPTRELVMQIADDAKGLCKYTDLEIHTLVGGMDYQKQQKALNERLVDILVATPGRLLDFVSKRDCFLDQTEILVIDEADRMLDMGFIPDVRRIVRQTPRKTHRQTMFFSATFTPEVDDLVEQWTSEPVIVEIQPERVATDTVTQHVYLVSGDEKYPLLFNIVQQDDVESLIVFANRRDQCRRLHENLLAHGINAGLLSGEVAQNKRVRTLEDFKTGKSKVLVATDVAGRGIHIDGISHVVNYTLPEEPEDYVHRIGRTGRAGKSGTSISFACEDDAMRLEPIEALLGSKLKCEVPPEELLVAPPKVHVKRSSGGDRNDRGGNRGGGRRGGGGRPRR; from the coding sequence TTGATAGGTAAGTTTTTCCGTCGGTCGTCAGACAAGTCCCAGAGTGCCCCCGAAGGGCAGAAAGCTTCCGGATCCCAGCCAGAAAAGAGCGCTTCTTCCGCGCCGCAATCGGAGCGCAAGTCCGAGGGTGGCCGCCAGCGCAACCGGCGTCGCGGTGGTGGCGGTGGCAAGGGCGGTGACAAGGCTCGCAAGCAACCACCGCAGAAGCCTTGGAGCCTGGACGAGTTCCCGGTGCCGGAAGCAGAGGGCAAGGTGCGCTTCCACGATCTGGACCTGCCGCTGCCGCTGATGCACGCCATCGCCGACCTGGGCTTCCAGTACGCCTCTCCTATCCAGGGGCAATCCCTGCCGCATACCCTGAACGGACACGACCTGGTGGGCAAGGCCCAGACCGGTACCGGCAAGACCGCGGCCTTCCTGATCACCGTGATCGACGACCTGCTCAAGAACCCCTTTGAAGGCCAGCGCTACGCTGGTGAGGCGCGCGCGCTGATCATAGCGCCGACCCGCGAACTGGTGATGCAGATTGCCGACGACGCCAAGGGTCTGTGCAAGTACACCGACCTGGAAATCCACACCCTGGTGGGCGGCATGGATTACCAGAAGCAGCAGAAGGCGCTGAACGAGCGTTTGGTAGATATTCTGGTAGCCACCCCGGGTCGCCTGCTGGACTTCGTCAGCAAACGGGATTGCTTTCTCGACCAGACGGAAATCCTGGTGATCGATGAAGCGGACCGTATGCTGGATATGGGTTTTATCCCGGATGTGCGTCGCATTGTCCGTCAGACCCCGCGCAAGACCCACCGCCAGACCATGTTCTTCTCCGCCACCTTCACGCCGGAAGTGGACGATCTGGTAGAGCAGTGGACTTCTGAGCCGGTAATTGTCGAAATCCAGCCCGAGCGTGTGGCGACCGACACGGTTACCCAGCACGTGTACCTGGTTTCCGGAGATGAAAAGTATCCGCTGCTGTTCAATATCGTGCAGCAGGACGATGTGGAAAGCCTGATCGTGTTTGCCAACCGTCGCGACCAGTGCCGCCGCCTGCACGAGAACCTGCTGGCTCACGGCATCAATGCGGGTCTACTGTCCGGTGAAGTGGCGCAGAACAAGCGCGTGCGCACGCTGGAAGATTTCAAGACCGGTAAATCCAAGGTGCTGGTGGCTACCGATGTTGCCGGCCGTGGTATCCACATCGACGGTATCAGCCATGTGGTGAATTACACCCTGCCGGAAGAGCCGGAGGACTACGTTCACCGCATCGGCCGTACCGGGCGCGCGGGCAAGAGCGGCACTTCCATCAGCTTTGCCTGTGAAGATGACGCGATGCGTCTGGAGCCGATTGAGGCGCTGCTGGGCAGCAAGCTCAAGTGTGAAGTACCGCCGGAAGAGCTGCTGGTTGCGCCGCCCAAGGTACACGTGAAGCGCAGCAGTGGTGGCGACCGCAATGATCGCGGTGGCAATCGCGGTGGTGGACGTCGCGGTGGCGGTGGCCGTCCACGCCGTTAA
- a CDS encoding amidase codes for MKIINKLLCGLVIFTVACIAQAQGNFATTSEIRAALDSGTITSELLVSRYLKQINQLNDKLHAVTQLSPLAMEEARRLDRLRREGQILGPLHGIPVLVKDNIDTGDGLANTAGSILLSDNIPADDAFLVQQLKKRGAIILGKANLSEWANFRSTNSSSGWSGTGGQARNPFDLSRSPCGSSAGSAIAVSAGMIPLAVGTETDGSITCPAAVSGIVGIKPTLGLISRSGIIPISAYQDTAGPMAATVTGATLMLDAMVGQDSGDSDSLAPSGQYADALNPEGLKGKRIGVVRNLMGYSPQTDAVFELALTVLQEQGATIVDNANIETLEKIHGLEFELLAWEFKDALNEYLANSPSQYKSLEALIAANQNARETEMPFFGQEIFEMAQGSRGRKEESFAHKIEELRQLARAQGIDATMAKHNVDILIAPTVSPAWKIDHINGDHFTGSATTPAAVAGYPHITVPMGFVQHLPVGLSFFASANQEDRLIAAAYNYEQASKQRRAPRFLNGDPAPYISGTN; via the coding sequence ATGAAAATAATAAACAAACTGCTGTGCGGACTCGTCATTTTCACCGTGGCCTGTATTGCGCAGGCTCAGGGTAACTTCGCCACCACCTCAGAAATCCGCGCCGCCCTGGATAGTGGCACCATCACTTCAGAACTCCTCGTCAGTCGTTATCTCAAACAGATCAACCAGCTCAACGACAAACTGCATGCCGTCACACAGCTAAGCCCCTTGGCTATGGAAGAGGCGCGACGCCTCGACAGATTGAGAAGAGAGGGCCAGATTCTGGGCCCGTTGCACGGTATCCCGGTGCTGGTAAAGGACAATATTGATACGGGCGACGGCCTGGCAAATACCGCTGGCTCGATACTGCTCAGTGACAACATTCCCGCAGACGATGCCTTTCTGGTTCAACAGCTGAAAAAGCGCGGCGCCATCATACTCGGCAAGGCCAATCTCAGTGAATGGGCCAACTTTCGCTCTACCAATTCCTCCAGCGGCTGGAGTGGTACCGGCGGCCAGGCGCGCAACCCTTTCGACCTCTCCCGCAGTCCCTGCGGTTCCAGCGCCGGCTCCGCCATTGCGGTTTCCGCCGGCATGATCCCTCTGGCGGTGGGCACAGAGACCGACGGTTCCATTACCTGCCCCGCTGCGGTCAGTGGCATTGTGGGCATCAAGCCAACACTGGGTCTGATCAGCCGCTCGGGTATCATTCCCATTTCCGCCTACCAGGACACTGCCGGCCCCATGGCCGCCACGGTCACCGGCGCCACCCTGATGCTGGACGCGATGGTTGGGCAGGACTCCGGGGACAGCGACAGCCTGGCACCGAGCGGACAATACGCCGATGCCCTAAATCCGGAGGGATTAAAAGGAAAACGTATCGGTGTCGTGCGCAACCTGATGGGATACAGCCCGCAGACCGACGCTGTCTTTGAGCTGGCACTGACCGTATTGCAGGAACAGGGCGCGACAATCGTCGACAACGCAAACATCGAAACCCTTGAGAAAATCCACGGCCTGGAATTCGAACTGCTGGCGTGGGAGTTCAAGGACGCCCTGAATGAATACCTCGCAAACTCACCTTCCCAGTACAAATCTCTCGAAGCCCTGATCGCCGCGAACCAAAATGCGCGGGAAACGGAAATGCCGTTCTTTGGCCAGGAAATCTTTGAGATGGCGCAGGGCTCCCGGGGGCGTAAAGAAGAGAGCTTTGCACACAAAATCGAAGAGCTCCGCCAGCTCGCCCGCGCACAGGGCATTGATGCCACCATGGCAAAGCACAACGTCGATATACTGATTGCTCCCACGGTCAGCCCGGCGTGGAAAATCGACCATATTAACGGTGACCACTTTACCGGTTCTGCCACCACCCCGGCAGCCGTCGCCGGTTATCCACACATCACCGTACCCATGGGGTTTGTACAACACCTGCCCGTGGGACTTTCGTTTTTTGCCAGCGCCAATCAGGAAGACAGGCTGATCGCCGCCGCTTACAATTACGAGCAGGCCAGCAAGCAACGTCGCGCCCCGCGGTTTCTGAATGGCGACCCCGCCCCTTACATTTCCGGCACCAATTGA
- a CDS encoding cation diffusion facilitator family transporter, which produces MHEHAHHHSHGNHLKPLVWGLIITLAFAVVEAIGGWVSGSLALLGDAGHMITDSFSLALGAVAAMLARKPASREMSFGWGRAEVLAAIVNAVLMLLIVVGITIAAFDRLRAPQPVQGGMVMLIASIGLLVNIAVAWVLHRGEQTLNIRGALLHVIGDLLGSVAALVAGAVIYFTGWTPIDPLLSVLICVLILFSSLKLLRDAVDVLMERVPRELSLPLVGETMAAVEGVRSVHDLHIWRLDSSMISLSAHIVVDDLASWPKVLAILRETLIERFAISHITLQPEPLHVDKTPIIDRVSGPQP; this is translated from the coding sequence ATGCACGAGCACGCCCATCACCACAGTCACGGCAACCATCTGAAACCCCTGGTCTGGGGGCTGATCATCACGCTCGCGTTTGCCGTGGTGGAAGCCATCGGCGGCTGGGTTTCCGGCTCCCTCGCACTGCTCGGCGACGCCGGGCACATGATCACCGATTCCTTTTCCCTGGCACTTGGCGCGGTAGCGGCAATGCTCGCGCGCAAGCCGGCGAGCCGCGAGATGTCGTTTGGCTGGGGGCGCGCGGAAGTGCTGGCGGCCATCGTCAATGCCGTACTGATGTTGTTGATTGTGGTGGGTATCACCATCGCCGCGTTTGATCGCCTGCGCGCGCCACAGCCGGTGCAGGGCGGTATGGTGATGTTGATTGCGAGTATCGGACTGCTGGTGAATATTGCGGTGGCGTGGGTGCTGCACCGGGGTGAGCAGACACTCAATATTCGCGGTGCGCTGCTACATGTGATCGGGGATCTGCTCGGCTCGGTGGCGGCACTGGTGGCGGGCGCGGTGATTTATTTCACCGGCTGGACACCGATCGACCCGTTGCTGTCGGTTCTGATCTGCGTGCTGATCCTGTTTTCCAGCCTGAAGTTGCTGCGCGATGCGGTGGATGTGCTGATGGAGCGGGTGCCGAGAGAGTTGAGCCTGCCGCTGGTGGGGGAAACCATGGCTGCGGTGGAGGGCGTGCGCTCGGTACATGACCTGCATATCTGGCGACTGGACAGCAGCATGATTTCCCTGTCCGCGCATATCGTGGTGGACGATCTGGCCTCCTGGCCGAAAGTGCTGGCGATACTGCGCGAGACACTGATCGAGCGCTTTGCCATCAGTCATATCACGCTGCAGCCGGAGCCGCTGCATGTGGATAAAACCCCGATCATTGATCGGGTGAGCGGGCCGCAACCTTAA
- a CDS encoding DoxX family protein, translating to MDGASNGFNRIYACFLNILRPLDGLGPLLLRLFLGPIFILAGWNKLTGIDDVAAWFGNPDWGLGLPAPVLMAWLAALTEFCGGIALVLGVGVRIAVIPLMFTMAVAAVTAHWQYGWHALPEQTLTMPWEWREDLIEEAVVRKEKAVALLKAHGNYSWLTEAGSFTVLKNGIEFAATYFVMLLALLFSGGGRYVSIDYWIARYRGFPVP from the coding sequence ATGGATGGCGCCAGCAACGGGTTCAATCGGATTTACGCCTGTTTCCTGAACATACTGCGGCCCCTGGATGGATTGGGGCCGCTGCTGCTGCGCCTGTTCCTCGGGCCCATCTTTATCCTGGCGGGCTGGAACAAGCTCACCGGAATCGATGATGTCGCCGCCTGGTTTGGCAATCCGGACTGGGGCCTGGGCCTGCCTGCGCCGGTGCTGATGGCCTGGCTGGCTGCACTGACCGAGTTTTGCGGGGGCATAGCCCTGGTACTGGGGGTGGGGGTGCGCATCGCAGTAATTCCGCTGATGTTCACCATGGCGGTGGCGGCAGTGACCGCTCACTGGCAATACGGCTGGCATGCGCTGCCGGAGCAAACACTCACCATGCCCTGGGAGTGGCGCGAGGACCTCATCGAGGAGGCGGTGGTGCGCAAGGAAAAGGCGGTAGCGCTGCTGAAGGCTCACGGTAACTACAGCTGGCTGACCGAGGCGGGCAGTTTCACCGTGCTCAAGAACGGTATCGAGTTCGCTGCGACCTATTTTGTGATGCTGCTGGCGCTTCTGTTTAGTGGGGGTGGACGGTATGTGAGTATTGACTACTGGATCGCGCGTTACCGCGGTTTCCCGGTGCCCTGA
- the cysZ gene encoding sulfate transporter CysZ, translating to MTSNPAHGVNALIRGAQLLTRKELRPFIIIPLLINLVLFIALGAMMVSQFDDLGRYIGSLLSDTPVDTSNMSWWRAILAKGADWAASVFQWLAWLIAIAVVLLFFLVYGYLFGIITNIIAAPFNGLLAEKVEELLTGHPPPPESISSMIFRTLGRELRKLMYFIGWGIVIFIIALLTSWTVFIPAILTALWGAWCMAIQYVDYPLDNHQRSFSELKSVLMRKKFTTLGFGGSVMLAKMVPILNIFVMPAAVAGGTALWVERIWTEGDPGKGPNGKGFPVEQPPITKSKTWPKGIEGPKGKK from the coding sequence ATGACCTCCAACCCGGCACATGGCGTCAACGCACTGATCCGGGGGGCGCAACTGCTTACCCGTAAAGAGTTGCGCCCGTTTATCATCATTCCCCTGCTCATCAACCTGGTGCTGTTCATCGCGCTGGGTGCAATGATGGTCAGCCAGTTCGACGACCTCGGCCGCTATATCGGCAGCCTGCTGTCCGACACCCCGGTAGACACCTCCAACATGTCCTGGTGGCGAGCAATTCTCGCCAAGGGCGCAGACTGGGCCGCGAGTGTCTTCCAGTGGCTAGCCTGGCTGATTGCCATCGCCGTGGTACTGCTGTTCTTTCTCGTATACGGCTACCTGTTCGGGATCATCACCAACATCATTGCCGCCCCCTTTAACGGCCTGCTGGCAGAAAAAGTCGAAGAGCTCCTCACCGGCCATCCGCCGCCCCCGGAGTCCATCAGCAGCATGATTTTCCGCACCCTCGGTCGCGAACTGCGCAAGCTCATGTACTTTATCGGCTGGGGTATCGTGATTTTTATTATCGCTTTGCTCACCAGCTGGACCGTCTTCATCCCCGCCATTCTCACCGCCCTGTGGGGCGCCTGGTGCATGGCGATTCAGTATGTGGACTATCCGCTGGATAACCACCAGCGCTCCTTCAGCGAGCTGAAAAGCGTACTGATGCGCAAGAAATTCACCACCCTCGGATTTGGCGGTTCGGTGATGCTGGCGAAGATGGTACCGATTCTGAATATCTTCGTGATGCCCGCAGCAGTCGCCGGCGGCACCGCATTGTGGGTGGAAAGAATCTGGACGGAAGGCGATCCGGGAAAAGGCCCAAACGGCAAGGGGTTCCCTGTTGAACAGCCACCGATTACGAAAAGTAAAACGTGGCCAAAGGGCATTGAAGGCCCGAAAGGCAAGAAATAG
- a CDS encoding PA4642 family protein, giving the protein MSLKKDKQKILGEVFDDERIAGFLVGEAPEGFNRDFYLLERAYRGMKAENFETFVRMFKEQGLDLDSQSPEGQTLLARISEHAQGDDYAEILRAAGAK; this is encoded by the coding sequence ATGAGCCTGAAAAAAGACAAGCAAAAAATCCTCGGCGAAGTATTCGATGATGAGCGCATCGCCGGCTTTCTGGTGGGCGAAGCCCCGGAAGGATTCAATCGGGATTTCTACCTGCTGGAGCGTGCCTACCGCGGCATGAAAGCGGAGAACTTTGAAACTTTCGTGCGCATGTTCAAGGAACAGGGGCTGGATCTGGACAGCCAGAGCCCCGAGGGCCAGACGCTGCTGGCACGTATCAGCGAACACGCTCAGGGTGACGATTACGCAGAAATCCTGCGTGCAGCCGGAGCAAAATAA
- a CDS encoding MATE family efflux transporter: MPRLYKRATATELRNLANLGGPLVVSNLAVVSMGVTDTIVAGQSGEVNLAGLALGSSIWAVCAVVLMGMLAAVSPVVASLRGGRDEEGCARQMSQSVWIALVGGLLVALALLASPLWSQWIQTEEPVRKVMVLYLLALATGTLPFAFGSALRGYCEGMAQVRPVMRIYLAAAALNIPLDILFVFGWGPIPAMGGAGCGWATSLVCWSIAIALYWHAGQDPAYRALRLKLLPPRPHWPTLKHLLAVGMPICIGAASEVTFFASLTLLLASYGATIVAAHQIGLSIGSTFYLVALALAQAVSIRTAQVLGQGRPKRARFISIVGVGSGLVYALLTGVVLIGLRNVLVLAYTGNPDIIAIASNLLLLAAAFQLVDVAQAMAWGALRGYKDTRVPMYMQLFSYWLVGLAAAYWLGEHYWGVYGYWVGICVGLGTAAVLLLVRLRHTSGKALIAH, from the coding sequence ATGCCAAGACTCTACAAACGCGCCACCGCCACCGAGCTGCGCAATCTCGCCAACCTTGGCGGCCCGCTGGTTGTCAGCAACCTGGCGGTCGTCAGCATGGGGGTTACCGATACCATCGTTGCCGGCCAGTCCGGTGAAGTGAATCTCGCCGGACTGGCGCTGGGCTCCAGTATCTGGGCCGTGTGTGCGGTTGTGCTGATGGGCATGCTGGCTGCGGTATCACCGGTGGTCGCCAGCCTGCGCGGTGGACGCGACGAAGAGGGCTGCGCGCGACAGATGAGCCAATCGGTGTGGATCGCGCTGGTGGGCGGCCTGCTGGTGGCGCTGGCGCTGCTGGCTTCGCCCCTGTGGAGCCAGTGGATCCAGACAGAGGAACCGGTGCGCAAGGTCATGGTGCTGTACCTGCTGGCCCTGGCCACCGGCACCCTGCCATTCGCGTTTGGCAGTGCCCTGCGCGGCTACTGCGAGGGCATGGCACAGGTTCGCCCGGTTATGCGTATCTACCTCGCCGCCGCGGCACTGAATATCCCCCTGGATATCCTGTTCGTGTTCGGCTGGGGCCCGATTCCCGCCATGGGCGGCGCCGGCTGTGGCTGGGCCACCAGCCTGGTGTGCTGGAGTATCGCCATTGCCCTGTACTGGCACGCGGGGCAGGATCCCGCGTATCGCGCGCTGCGCCTGAAACTCCTGCCGCCGCGCCCCCACTGGCCCACCCTGAAGCACCTGCTGGCAGTGGGCATGCCGATCTGTATCGGCGCAGCCAGTGAAGTGACATTTTTTGCCAGCCTGACACTGCTGCTCGCATCCTACGGTGCCACCATTGTTGCCGCCCACCAGATCGGTCTCAGTATCGGTTCCACCTTCTACCTGGTGGCGCTGGCACTGGCCCAGGCAGTCAGCATCCGCACCGCGCAGGTGCTGGGACAGGGGCGCCCCAAACGGGCACGCTTTATCAGCATCGTGGGGGTCGGTAGCGGGCTGGTGTATGCGCTGCTGACCGGTGTGGTGCTGATCGGTTTGCGCAATGTGCTGGTGCTCGCTTACACCGGCAATCCCGACATCATTGCCATTGCCAGCAATCTGCTGCTGCTCGCGGCGGCCTTTCAGCTGGTGGATGTTGCCCAGGCCATGGCCTGGGGCGCCCTGCGCGGCTACAAGGACACCCGGGTTCCCATGTACATGCAGCTGTTTTCCTACTGGCTGGTGGGGCTGGCGGCAGCCTACTGGCTCGGCGAACACTACTGGGGCGTTTACGGCTACTGGGTGGGTATCTGTGTCGGCCTTGGCACCGCCGCCGTCCTGCTGCTTGTGCGGTTGCGACATACCAGCGGCAAGGCGCTGATCGCACACTGA
- a CDS encoding succinylglutamate desuccinylase/aspartoacylase family protein, with amino-acid sequence MPRRRLSLPVIIALVCYAAYLPAEESDENGEPVETTSVVNTQTDAAEQQDPESPAAESSAGEATEQPPQEPQSNERAATGSNADASDQPEKPMPKAKSIELDKPVSEKELVAPPQAEASEQQAADAAAEPAAPAPQAEPEAPVGKPLQLLGSEVPPATSTRLAWSPSQHFEGVYSATPVLVVNGAETGPTLCLTAALHGDELNGIETVRRVMYNLNPQTLKGAVIGVPIVNLQGFHRGSRYLTDRRDLNRHFPGDKNGSSASRIARSFFDEVVAHCNAIVDLHTGSFYRTNLPQLRGDLKNPKVVKLTKGFGSTVVLHSDGAKGTLRRAAVEAGIPTVTLEAGAPMVLDETSVSHSVKGIRTLLNQLGMVNKFRLWGDPEPVYYNSTWQRATTGGIIFSKVQLGEFVSKGDLLGTVTNPITNVRKEIRSQHNGRILGMAMNQVVQPGFAAYHIGIQAPEEQIPAPEDVTAEEAPAATEQSTQTESAGQQEETPVTSPEPASDTPDEDAPTVDHDEQSEED; translated from the coding sequence ATGCCCCGCCGCCGTTTGAGCCTTCCCGTCATCATTGCCCTCGTCTGCTACGCCGCCTACCTGCCAGCGGAGGAGTCCGATGAAAATGGCGAACCGGTAGAAACTACCTCTGTCGTGAACACGCAAACGGACGCGGCAGAGCAACAGGACCCGGAATCCCCAGCCGCAGAATCCTCTGCCGGCGAGGCAACGGAACAACCCCCACAGGAGCCTCAGAGCAACGAGCGCGCCGCTACCGGCAGCAATGCCGATGCATCTGACCAGCCCGAAAAGCCGATGCCGAAGGCAAAGAGTATCGAACTCGATAAACCGGTAAGCGAAAAGGAGCTGGTAGCCCCGCCACAGGCGGAAGCTTCCGAGCAGCAGGCAGCCGACGCGGCGGCGGAGCCCGCAGCCCCCGCGCCGCAGGCCGAGCCGGAAGCCCCTGTCGGCAAGCCACTGCAGCTGCTGGGTTCAGAAGTCCCACCGGCCACGTCCACCCGCCTGGCCTGGTCCCCCAGCCAGCACTTTGAAGGCGTCTACAGCGCCACCCCGGTACTGGTGGTCAACGGCGCGGAGACCGGCCCCACCCTGTGTCTGACCGCCGCCCTGCACGGCGACGAGCTGAACGGCATCGAAACCGTGCGCCGGGTGATGTACAACCTGAACCCGCAAACCCTGAAAGGCGCGGTGATCGGTGTGCCCATCGTCAACCTGCAGGGATTCCATCGCGGATCCCGCTACCTGACCGACCGGCGCGACCTCAACCGCCATTTCCCCGGCGACAAAAATGGCTCCTCCGCCTCGCGTATTGCGCGCTCGTTTTTTGACGAGGTGGTGGCGCACTGCAACGCCATTGTTGACCTGCACACCGGATCTTTTTATCGCACCAACCTGCCCCAGCTGCGCGGCGACCTGAAAAACCCCAAGGTGGTGAAACTCACCAAGGGCTTCGGCTCCACCGTGGTGCTGCACAGTGACGGCGCCAAGGGCACCCTGCGCCGCGCCGCCGTGGAGGCAGGCATCCCAACGGTCACCCTGGAAGCCGGCGCCCCCATGGTGCTGGACGAAACCTCGGTGAGCCACAGCGTGAAAGGTATCCGCACCCTGCTCAACCAGCTCGGCATGGTGAACAAATTCCGCCTGTGGGGAGACCCCGAACCGGTCTACTACAACTCCACCTGGCAGCGCGCCACCACCGGCGGGATCATTTTCAGCAAGGTTCAGCTGGGCGAGTTTGTCAGCAAGGGCGACCTGCTGGGCACCGTGACCAACCCGATCACCAATGTGCGCAAGGAGATCCGCTCGCAGCACAACGGTCGCATCCTCGGAATGGCCATGAATCAGGTGGTACAACCGGGCTTTGCTGCCTACCACATTGGTATTCAGGCGCCGGAAGAACAGATCCCGGCACCGGAAGACGTAACAGCCGAAGAAGCGCCCGCCGCCACCGAGCAGAGCACGCAAACGGAGTCCGCCGGGCAACAGGAAGAAACACCGGTGACATCACCGGAGCCGGCTTCAGACACCCCGGACGAAGACGCGCCCACCGTGGATCACGATGAGCAGAGTGAGGAAGATTGA